Proteins from a single region of Paenibacillus sp. BIHB 4019:
- a CDS encoding AraC family transcriptional regulator: MMNWNEYALLWNQAAAKVIDIRFRVMEEEEGASLSYLLPSSVFLFASRGSADVRLDGEPSRLHPFHVLHGGKGANLEIMPAAEEFAFYLVFYKAIFPFTVGNALHRLADERKPFHSPFQAVPHEPLSLYDKLNQMNRLWHNGQALDQLKVKSLFYDCVHELLRQLSVNGSLESSPDLVQQTIRYLHEHYQEAITMESLAQLLDCSISYISRIFKAKVGTSPHDYLIQVRVEQAKKRLSSSELSLQSIAQSVGYDDVYYFSRLFKKHMGVSPLKFKKRIMKEKEVQFNPLTGSRFSIVQGNRFLYSDNENHYYQRGEVHSAMSRNTKPSFAAVMLLCLTLLISACQTGGNQLNHANNSAAQTQSPAASPAISANGSNATEDGQQAAETRMFKHLHGETEIPSHPKRIVTAFHLGQMMALGVKPLGTSTYILQNPVLDTKDIEDVGVPLDLEKILDLEPDLIILIDAYVEMSGGYDAFAKIAPTIVIEPYYDPVKDITLMGDILGKVDEAQQWIKDFEEKVAVSKQKVSEVIAPDETFTIMSVFDKATRIYKDQNMGGNILYKYLGLKPQERIVSDFINNEAQTAPYMEISAEVIPEFVGDHLVVSTYADNKEAFESFKGTAIWDKLEAVKNNKVYMLDYDLFLQSDPVAVKKQLELLTEMLVNNNK; encoded by the coding sequence ATGATGAACTGGAACGAATACGCTTTACTATGGAATCAAGCGGCTGCAAAAGTTATAGATATACGATTTCGGGTAATGGAGGAGGAGGAGGGGGCTAGTCTTTCCTACTTGCTTCCTTCCAGTGTTTTTTTGTTTGCTTCAAGGGGCAGTGCTGACGTGCGTCTGGATGGGGAACCAAGCAGGCTCCACCCGTTTCATGTGCTGCACGGCGGCAAAGGAGCGAACCTGGAGATTATGCCTGCTGCAGAAGAATTCGCATTTTATCTCGTTTTCTATAAAGCGATTTTTCCATTTACAGTGGGCAATGCTCTTCACCGTTTAGCAGATGAACGAAAGCCATTTCACTCTCCTTTCCAAGCAGTTCCCCATGAACCGCTGTCATTGTACGACAAATTAAATCAAATGAACCGTCTATGGCACAATGGTCAGGCCTTGGATCAGCTTAAAGTAAAATCGTTGTTTTATGATTGTGTTCATGAGCTATTGCGGCAGCTGTCCGTCAATGGATCGCTGGAAAGCAGCCCGGATCTCGTCCAACAAACGATTCGCTATTTGCATGAGCATTACCAGGAAGCGATAACGATGGAGAGTCTGGCTCAATTGCTCGATTGCAGCATTAGTTATATATCCCGAATCTTTAAGGCGAAGGTGGGGACAAGCCCCCATGATTATTTAATTCAGGTGCGTGTGGAGCAGGCGAAAAAAAGGCTCAGCTCATCAGAATTGAGCTTGCAGAGCATTGCCCAGTCTGTAGGCTATGACGATGTGTATTATTTCAGCCGTCTCTTTAAAAAACATATGGGCGTATCCCCCCTGAAATTCAAGAAGAGGATCATGAAAGAGAAAGAGGTTCAATTTAATCCATTAACAGGTTCAAGATTTTCTATTGTTCAAGGAAATCGATTCCTCTATAGTGATAATGAAAATCATTACTACCAAAGAGGAGAGGTACATTCAGCTATGTCAAGAAATACGAAACCATCTTTTGCCGCAGTCATGCTGTTATGCTTGACCTTATTAATCAGTGCTTGCCAGACGGGGGGGAATCAGCTGAACCATGCCAATAACAGTGCCGCACAAACGCAGTCTCCTGCTGCAAGCCCTGCCATATCTGCGAATGGATCAAATGCAACAGAGGACGGACAGCAAGCCGCTGAAACGAGAATGTTCAAGCATTTGCATGGGGAGACAGAAATTCCGTCACATCCTAAGCGCATTGTTACAGCTTTTCATTTAGGCCAAATGATGGCGCTGGGTGTCAAACCGCTTGGGACATCTACATACATTTTGCAAAATCCGGTTTTAGACACAAAGGATATTGAGGATGTAGGCGTACCGCTTGATTTGGAGAAAATTTTGGATTTGGAGCCGGACTTAATTATTCTGATCGATGCGTACGTAGAGATGAGCGGCGGATATGATGCTTTTGCCAAAATCGCGCCTACGATCGTCATTGAGCCTTATTATGACCCTGTAAAGGATATTACGCTAATGGGTGATATTTTGGGGAAAGTAGACGAAGCACAGCAATGGATCAAGGATTTCGAGGAGAAGGTTGCTGTTTCAAAACAAAAAGTAAGTGAAGTCATTGCGCCGGATGAAACGTTCACCATTATGAGCGTATTCGATAAAGCTACCCGAATTTATAAAGACCAAAATATGGGAGGGAACATCCTTTATAAGTATTTAGGATTGAAACCTCAGGAAAGAATAGTTAGCGATTTTATCAATAACGAAGCACAGACTGCGCCATATATGGAAATTTCGGCTGAGGTCATCCCTGAATTTGTAGGCGACCATCTTGTAGTATCAACATATGCCGACAACAAGGAAGCGTTTGAAAGCTTCAAAGGCACGGCCATATGGGATAAGCTGGAGGCTGTGAAAAATAATAAGGTGTACATGCTCGATTACGATTTGTTTTTGCAAAGTGATCCGGTAGCCGTAAAGAAACAGCTTGAGCTGCTGACGGAAATGCTTGTGAATAACAACAAGTGA
- a CDS encoding DMT family transporter, which translates to MKGILFAILGGACITLQGIANTRISGSIGTWQAATLTQFTGFIVAFIILMSVGAGKWREFQQVKPIYLAGGSFAAIIIFSNVTAIQQIGVTLMVAMLLIAQLGMTVIIETNGFFGMKKQKINGAQLIGIGMMICGVFLLKG; encoded by the coding sequence ATGAAAGGGATTTTGTTTGCAATATTAGGAGGGGCATGTATTACGCTGCAGGGAATAGCCAATACCCGAATAAGCGGAAGCATCGGAACGTGGCAGGCCGCAACACTTACCCAATTTACTGGCTTTATCGTGGCGTTCATTATATTGATGAGCGTAGGTGCCGGAAAATGGCGTGAATTTCAGCAGGTGAAGCCTATCTATTTGGCAGGCGGCTCTTTTGCAGCTATTATTATTTTTAGCAATGTAACAGCTATTCAACAGATCGGTGTCACGCTCATGGTAGCGATGCTGCTGATTGCCCAGCTTGGCATGACGGTTATAATAGAGACGAATGGCTTTTTTGGCATGAAGAAGCAAAAAATAAACGGGGCGCAATTGATCGGCATTGGCATGATGATTTGTGGTGTGTTTTTATTAAAGGGCTGA
- a CDS encoding cyclic nucleotide-binding domain-containing protein, with protein MIEIKDRELLDHYLQLHQLESVFNEPLLPYLSLYSFKQEELICGQGEMPQHMYVLVKGKIKVYTNSPEGKTLIISFKTPLEVIGDVEYIRGTEFLNTVEAVSPVIMIGVQHRWLDKHGRDYAPLLRFLLEKITRKFYFKSNSMSLNVMQPVDVRLASYLLSVSYDESDEQFKGELSTDNLKDVANLIGTSYRHLNRVIRQFCEEGLVERTKQWIVIKNKDALSKRANHHNYTLTDQKGEQGQ; from the coding sequence ATGATTGAAATCAAAGACCGAGAGCTGCTAGATCATTATTTGCAGCTGCACCAGCTGGAGTCTGTGTTTAATGAGCCGCTGCTTCCTTATTTGAGCTTGTACAGCTTTAAACAGGAGGAGCTTATATGCGGCCAGGGGGAAATGCCTCAGCATATGTACGTGCTCGTGAAGGGGAAAATTAAAGTCTATACGAACTCGCCGGAGGGAAAGACGCTCATTATTTCCTTTAAGACGCCCCTTGAGGTCATTGGCGATGTGGAATATATTCGCGGCACGGAGTTTCTCAATACAGTGGAGGCGGTATCTCCCGTCATAATGATTGGGGTTCAGCATCGCTGGCTGGATAAGCATGGAAGGGATTATGCGCCGCTGCTGCGATTTTTATTGGAGAAAATTACGCGGAAGTTTTATTTTAAATCCAATTCCATGAGCTTGAATGTGATGCAGCCTGTGGATGTACGTCTGGCGAGCTATTTGCTGTCGGTTTCCTACGACGAATCCGATGAGCAATTCAAAGGGGAGCTCAGTACGGACAATTTGAAGGATGTCGCTAACTTGATTGGCACAAGCTATCGGCACCTGAACCGGGTCATTCGGCAGTTTTGCGAGGAAGGCCTCGTCGAGCGGACGAAGCAATGGATTGTTATTAAAAATAAGGACGCGTTAAGCAAACGGGCCAATCATCATAATTACACATTAACGGATCAGAAGGGAGAGCAGGGCCAATGA
- a CDS encoding DMT family transporter, with amino-acid sequence MMTGILFSLMAGALVSIQAIFNSKVNERAGTWATTTLVLGLGFLASMTIGFILEGKQLFAWQEMQPWFWFSGLIGVGVVMSLVQAMKRLSPTIAISIVMTSEVLFALLWDSLGWMGLEQVPFTINKLLGVMVIIGGIFVLKFGGSREQQKVSEAA; translated from the coding sequence ATGATGACAGGCATATTGTTTTCGCTAATGGCGGGCGCGCTCGTCAGCATACAGGCGATTTTTAACAGCAAGGTAAATGAACGGGCAGGAACGTGGGCGACCACAACGCTCGTATTGGGACTCGGGTTTCTAGCTTCAATGACCATTGGCTTTATTTTGGAAGGGAAGCAGCTATTTGCCTGGCAGGAAATGCAGCCTTGGTTTTGGTTCAGCGGTTTAATTGGGGTTGGGGTAGTCATGAGCTTGGTGCAAGCGATGAAGCGGCTTAGCCCGACGATTGCGATTTCCATTGTCATGACGTCTGAGGTTTTATTTGCCCTATTATGGGATTCGCTTGGCTGGATGGGGCTGGAACAGGTTCCGTTTACAATCAACAAGCTGCTGGGCGTGATGGTCATAATCGGCGGGATATTTGTATTGAAATTTGGCGGCAGTCGGGAGCAGCAGAAAGTGTCTGAGGCGGCTTAG
- a CDS encoding DUF2975 domain-containing protein codes for MQRGTTLFLKAAVIFMGIPVFAICVFLVPKIANFIAESYPAHAYLKYLFFIDVYAAAIPFYFALYQALKLLSYIDHNKAFSELSVRVLKNIKFCAILISCLYVAGMPFFYLITRKVDPPGIMVIGLVIIFASLVIAVFAAVLQRLLQEAIDIKSENDLTV; via the coding sequence ATGCAACGAGGAACAACACTTTTTTTAAAGGCAGCAGTTATTTTTATGGGCATTCCAGTTTTTGCTATATGCGTATTTCTGGTACCGAAAATTGCGAATTTTATAGCAGAGTCATATCCAGCTCATGCTTATTTGAAATATCTCTTTTTCATCGATGTATATGCAGCGGCGATCCCTTTTTACTTTGCACTGTATCAAGCTTTAAAACTTTTAAGCTATATTGACCACAATAAAGCTTTCTCGGAATTATCTGTGCGTGTTTTAAAGAACATAAAATTTTGTGCAATCCTAATCAGCTGCCTGTATGTGGCAGGCATGCCATTCTTCTATCTGATCACGCGGAAAGTCGATCCCCCAGGCATCATGGTAATCGGGCTGGTCATCATTTTTGCCTCATTAGTGATTGCTGTGTTTGCTGCAGTTCTCCAGAGGCTTTTGCAAGAGGCTATTGATATAAAATCAGAAAATGATTTGACGGTCTGA
- a CDS encoding helix-turn-helix transcriptional regulator: MAIIINIDVMLAKRKMSVTELSERVGITLANLSILKNGKAKAIRISTLEAICKALECQPGDILEYKSDEN; encoded by the coding sequence ATGGCGATAATCATTAATATTGATGTAATGCTGGCGAAGAGGAAAATGAGCGTAACAGAGCTTTCGGAGAGGGTTGGAATAACGCTGGCTAACCTTTCTATACTGAAAAATGGAAAGGCAAAAGCGATTCGGATATCGACTTTAGAGGCTATTTGCAAAGCTTTAGAATGTCAGCCTGGCGATATTTTAGAATATAAAAGCGATGAAAACTAA
- a CDS encoding EcsC family protein encodes MNYEQKVHNDIAAWERQLFKPPGWLERTSKTIGKRINDLIPPKVHNVMTATIKSIVRTALFGAEYTPQRPVQRTFSLEHADQEAQRLFSLYQKIATAEGAGTGAGGIVLNIVDFPALIAIKMKFLFELAHNYGYDTKDFSERVFILKVFQMAFSGPEQRAKLLVSIKCWDMEKEQCFTDSDYSKNMDWETFQKEYRDSIDFRKMLQMVPGIGAVAGAWANYTILEELGEAAMNAYRLRRLSEGQIKQVY; translated from the coding sequence ATGAATTACGAACAGAAAGTGCACAACGATATTGCCGCTTGGGAGCGCCAGTTATTTAAGCCGCCTGGCTGGCTGGAGCGAACATCGAAGACGATTGGCAAGCGAATCAACGACTTGATTCCACCCAAGGTGCACAACGTCATGACGGCCACCATAAAGTCCATCGTGCGGACAGCGCTGTTCGGTGCGGAATATACGCCTCAGCGACCGGTGCAGCGGACTTTTTCTCTAGAACATGCCGATCAAGAAGCGCAACGCTTGTTTTCCTTATACCAAAAAATCGCGACTGCCGAAGGCGCAGGCACCGGGGCGGGCGGCATTGTGCTTAACATCGTGGACTTCCCTGCGTTAATCGCAATTAAGATGAAATTTTTGTTTGAATTGGCTCATAACTACGGGTATGACACGAAGGATTTTTCCGAGCGCGTTTTCATTCTCAAGGTGTTCCAAATGGCGTTCTCCGGTCCCGAACAGCGCGCCAAGCTGCTGGTCTCGATTAAGTGTTGGGATATGGAAAAGGAGCAGTGCTTCACGGATAGCGATTACTCCAAAAACATGGACTGGGAGACGTTCCAGAAAGAATACCGCGACTCCATCGACTTTCGGAAAATGCTGCAGATGGTGCCGGGGATTGGAGCGGTGGCAGGCGCTTGGGCGAATTATACCATTCTCGAGGAGCTAGGCGAAGCCGCCATGAACGCCTATCGGTTGCGCAGATTGAGCGAGGGCCAAATAAAACAGGTTTATTGA
- a CDS encoding aliphatic sulfonate ABC transporter substrate-binding protein produces MQPKKNIKLLPLAAILLAIAIIAGCGTANNASPNSSPSSAEGSSASPEASKSADGVQVNVEASQIGPILIAKEKGFFEEEFAKYGATVSYQTLQSSSQFLEAIASNRLDFARIGYVGAITGQAANVDFKLLSEGSDGAGDGILVQKDSPVKSVKDLKGKKVAVAKGSSSWGLLLRALAKEGMTTSDIELINLLPDEAQGAFQSGQVDAWGVWEPHRTNQVNTNGATIIADSKIIDAYTPGYNIARTKFTEEHPDLVIAYLTAYEKALQWEKEHFDEAISLLATIKKLDEETVRISLKNNVDLNNPVSDKATESQQVTADILLELGEIKEKLDVSKVVDNSFINKALGK; encoded by the coding sequence ATGCAACCGAAGAAGAACATCAAGCTTTTGCCTCTAGCCGCTATCCTGCTCGCCATTGCCATTATTGCAGGCTGCGGAACAGCAAATAATGCTTCACCAAACAGCTCGCCAAGCTCGGCTGAGGGAAGCTCCGCCTCACCAGAAGCAAGCAAAAGCGCAGACGGTGTACAGGTTAATGTTGAAGCCAGCCAAATTGGCCCGATTCTGATCGCCAAGGAAAAAGGCTTTTTCGAAGAGGAGTTTGCAAAATATGGAGCAACCGTGAGCTATCAAACGCTGCAAAGCTCCTCGCAATTTTTGGAAGCTATCGCCTCCAATCGCCTTGATTTTGCCCGCATCGGCTATGTAGGTGCGATTACTGGACAAGCTGCCAACGTCGATTTCAAGCTTTTGAGCGAAGGCAGCGACGGCGCTGGCGATGGCATTCTCGTCCAGAAGGACAGCCCCGTCAAATCGGTTAAAGATTTGAAAGGCAAAAAAGTTGCCGTCGCTAAAGGCAGCAGCTCGTGGGGTCTGCTTCTGCGGGCACTGGCGAAGGAAGGCATGACGACTTCGGATATCGAGCTGATTAATTTGCTGCCCGATGAAGCTCAGGGCGCATTCCAGTCTGGCCAAGTTGACGCATGGGGCGTATGGGAGCCGCATCGGACGAATCAAGTCAATACGAACGGCGCTACAATTATTGCCGACTCTAAAATCATCGATGCATATACCCCAGGCTATAATATCGCCCGCACCAAATTTACAGAGGAGCATCCTGACCTCGTTATCGCCTATTTGACAGCCTATGAAAAAGCGCTGCAATGGGAAAAGGAGCATTTTGACGAAGCCATTTCGCTGCTTGCAACGATTAAAAAGCTGGACGAAGAAACGGTGCGCATCTCTTTGAAAAACAACGTCGATTTGAACAATCCGGTATCGGACAAAGCAACGGAAAGCCAGCAAGTGACTGCCGATATTTTGCTGGAGCTAGGCGAAATCAAGGAAAAACTTGACGTCTCCAAGGTCGTAGACAACAGCTTTATAAACAAAGCTTTGGGAAAATAA
- a CDS encoding LLM class flavin-dependent oxidoreductase, translating into MKRNDKRNNKQMSLGAFLFSFGHHFAAWRHNGTGANSPIELNFYKEAAQMAERGKMDMLFFADALSLPDKADVKHDVSAVYPDAMIVLAALTAVTERIGLAATVSTTFNEPYNLARRFATLDHLSGGRTAWNVVTSTKNTEAHNFQGEDLPEHGNRYDRAHEFIDVVHALWDSWEEEALLLNKENGIFADPSRIHSINHSGAAFQVKGPLNIPRTPQGRPVIVEAGTSKAGQRLAAQTADVVFTACSDKEEAIHFYDALKGQLAEFGRTADDLKVMPGVMFFIGDTEEEAKAQEAAFNELIVPEASTRYLSRLLNIDLSSYPVDGPLPQIALENNSSRARMVVEMSQKEQLSIRELGLHFSVARGHLTVCGTAEQIADQLEDWFLSGACDGFNVMPPHLPGGLEPFVEQVIPLLQERGLFRQNYEGYTLRGHLGLKQPGNRFREPSYF; encoded by the coding sequence TTGAAGCGTAACGATAAACGCAACAATAAGCAAATGAGCTTGGGCGCCTTTTTATTCAGCTTCGGCCATCATTTTGCCGCTTGGCGCCATAACGGTACAGGAGCAAATTCCCCCATTGAACTGAACTTTTATAAAGAAGCTGCCCAAATGGCGGAACGTGGAAAAATGGATATGCTGTTTTTCGCCGATGCGCTGTCTTTACCGGATAAAGCCGATGTAAAGCATGATGTCAGCGCTGTTTATCCCGATGCGATGATTGTGCTTGCAGCATTAACTGCCGTTACGGAGCGAATTGGCCTTGCGGCTACCGTATCGACTACTTTTAATGAGCCTTATAACTTGGCCCGCCGATTTGCAACGCTCGATCATTTGTCAGGCGGGCGAACGGCTTGGAATGTCGTCACCTCAACCAAAAATACAGAAGCGCATAATTTTCAAGGCGAAGATCTGCCTGAGCATGGCAACCGTTATGATCGGGCGCATGAATTTATCGATGTCGTCCATGCGTTATGGGACAGCTGGGAAGAAGAAGCGCTGCTTCTGAATAAAGAAAATGGCATTTTTGCAGATCCATCACGCATTCATTCCATTAATCACAGCGGCGCTGCGTTTCAAGTGAAAGGCCCGCTTAATATTCCGCGAACGCCGCAAGGACGCCCCGTCATCGTTGAGGCTGGCACGTCGAAGGCCGGTCAACGGCTTGCAGCGCAAACCGCTGATGTCGTATTTACTGCCTGCTCGGACAAGGAAGAAGCGATTCATTTTTATGATGCTTTAAAAGGGCAGCTCGCCGAGTTTGGCCGAACAGCGGATGACTTGAAGGTTATGCCGGGCGTCATGTTCTTCATTGGGGATACGGAGGAAGAAGCGAAGGCGCAGGAAGCTGCTTTTAACGAGCTGATCGTGCCAGAAGCGAGCACCCGCTACTTATCTCGGCTGCTAAATATTGATTTGAGCAGTTATCCGGTTGACGGTCCGCTGCCGCAGATCGCCCTTGAGAACAATTCAAGCCGGGCACGTATGGTCGTGGAAATGTCGCAAAAGGAACAGCTTTCGATCCGCGAGCTTGGGCTGCATTTTTCCGTGGCCCGTGGACATTTAACCGTATGCGGCACTGCCGAACAAATCGCCGATCAACTGGAGGACTGGTTTCTAAGCGGCGCTTGTGATGGCTTTAACGTCATGCCGCCGCATTTGCCGGGCGGACTTGAACCATTCGTAGAGCAGGTTATTCCGCTGCTGCAGGAACGGGGACTTTTCCGCCAAAATTACGAAGGTTATACGCTGCGCGGCCATCTTGGCCTGAAGCAGCCGGGCAACCGATTCCGCGAGCCCTCTTATTTTTGA
- a CDS encoding PLP-dependent aminotransferase family protein translates to MTAIIPEDFSFAQRLPALPPLGAAQAASQANSIPLSFGAPHSDTFPYEALKEAAVEAILSQGRNALQYAGAGGPSSLLQWVANRSARRSIHVDASHVLLTYGSQQAIDYVARALLNPGDHVWLEAPTYFGAVSTFRTAEAVLTSFPIDADGLLVDEVEQALEQAAKNGRPIPKFIYVMPNFHNPGGVTLSLERRKQLAALAYQYNFFILEDDAYTELSFEGDPLPSLYSFAPLRVIHLSTFSKIVAPGIRLGWAIAAPDVIARINVFFQGSKASVFSQEIVAQLLQSFPFEEHLERSISLYRNNRDAMVAALAHYLGDDVSYNVPKGGFFIWLTFPEHIDTSKFVADANASGVSFIDGKQFFVRPEGHRHARLSFSYCNEEDIVRGVELFAKAYYTYIKNNKNGLA, encoded by the coding sequence ATGACGGCTATTATTCCAGAAGATTTTTCATTCGCTCAGCGCCTTCCAGCACTCCCGCCGCTTGGAGCGGCTCAAGCAGCAAGCCAGGCAAACAGCATTCCGCTTTCTTTCGGAGCGCCGCATTCCGATACTTTCCCTTATGAGGCATTAAAGGAAGCAGCCGTCGAGGCTATCCTTTCACAAGGCCGAAATGCCCTTCAATACGCTGGAGCTGGCGGTCCATCCTCGCTGCTTCAGTGGGTGGCGAACCGCTCGGCCCGCCGCTCTATTCATGTCGATGCCTCTCATGTGCTGCTGACGTATGGCTCGCAGCAAGCAATCGACTATGTTGCCCGGGCTTTGCTAAACCCCGGCGACCATGTGTGGCTGGAGGCCCCGACTTATTTCGGAGCTGTCAGCACCTTCCGTACAGCAGAAGCTGTCCTAACCTCCTTCCCCATTGATGCGGATGGCCTGCTTGTCGATGAAGTCGAACAAGCACTGGAGCAAGCGGCAAAGAATGGCCGCCCGATTCCAAAATTTATTTATGTCATGCCGAACTTTCATAATCCAGGCGGTGTCACGCTTTCGCTGGAACGGCGCAAGCAGCTTGCTGCGCTGGCTTATCAATATAACTTTTTCATCTTGGAGGATGACGCTTATACCGAGCTTTCCTTCGAAGGCGACCCGCTTCCATCGCTCTATTCGTTCGCTCCGCTGCGGGTTATCCACCTGAGCACCTTCTCCAAAATCGTCGCGCCAGGCATTCGGCTAGGCTGGGCGATCGCTGCCCCGGATGTTATTGCCCGCATCAACGTCTTCTTTCAAGGCAGCAAGGCGAGCGTTTTTTCGCAGGAAATTGTGGCTCAGCTGCTGCAAAGCTTTCCTTTCGAGGAGCATTTGGAGCGGAGCATAAGCCTGTACCGCAACAACCGGGATGCTATGGTCGCAGCGCTCGCGCATTATTTGGGCGATGATGTTAGTTACAATGTGCCGAAGGGCGGCTTCTTTATTTGGCTCACCTTCCCTGAACATATTGATACGAGCAAATTCGTAGCGGATGCGAATGCAAGTGGTGTCAGCTTCATCGACGGCAAGCAATTTTTCGTGAGGCCCGAAGGCCACAGACATGCCCGGCTTTCCTTCAGCTATTGCAACGAAGAGGATATCGTACGGGGTGTAGAGCTGTTTGCCAAAGCCTATTACACCTATATTAAAAACAACAAAAACGGTCTAGCTTAG
- a CDS encoding ABC transporter permease gives MTKLTKKSHKRSAASRFLIGAVLPLLVLIIWQYLSYAELISAQLFPSPLSIMKDFYELLISGEFIKHLRISIYRAAMGFLIGGTLGLLIGLLVGLSKRTEDVLDPSIQMLRTVPLLAITPLFILWFGFGELSKILLIAVGAFFPLYVNTFLGVRNVDSKLFDVARALEFTRAKQITKLVLPAALPNVLLGLRLSLSMAWLCLVVAELMGADRGIGYLIQDARSFMRTGVVFVGIFTFAAVGKLTDSFVRLLEKRLLKWQDSFKG, from the coding sequence ATGACTAAGCTAACGAAAAAAAGTCACAAAAGAAGCGCAGCGAGCCGCTTCCTTATAGGAGCTGTACTGCCGCTGCTCGTCCTTATCATCTGGCAGTATTTATCCTATGCGGAGCTGATTTCTGCTCAATTATTCCCATCGCCGCTCTCTATTATGAAGGATTTCTACGAGCTGCTGATTTCGGGGGAATTTATCAAGCATTTGCGAATCAGCATATACCGTGCTGCGATGGGCTTTTTAATTGGGGGTACGCTCGGCTTGCTAATCGGCCTATTAGTCGGTTTGTCCAAACGCACCGAGGATGTGCTTGATCCTTCGATTCAAATGCTGCGAACGGTTCCGCTGCTGGCGATTACGCCGCTATTTATTTTATGGTTCGGCTTCGGCGAGCTTTCCAAAATACTGCTGATTGCCGTGGGCGCCTTCTTCCCGTTATACGTCAATACGTTTCTCGGAGTTCGCAACGTCGATTCGAAGCTGTTCGATGTAGCGCGGGCACTTGAATTCACAAGAGCCAAGCAAATTACAAAGCTGGTGCTTCCAGCCGCTTTGCCTAATGTGCTGCTTGGTCTGCGGCTTTCGCTCAGCATGGCTTGGCTGTGCCTCGTCGTTGCCGAGCTGATGGGCGCGGATCGCGGCATCGGCTATTTGATCCAGGATGCCCGCTCCTTCATGCGCACCGGCGTCGTCTTCGTCGGCATCTTCACCTTCGCTGCGGTCGGCAAGCTGACCGATTCATTTGTACGCCTGCTTGAGAAGCGCCTGCTGAAATGGCAGGACAGCTTTAAAGGCTAA
- a CDS encoding ABC transporter ATP-binding protein: MHKSFNRGAETLNVLSEIDFSVKPGQFVSFIGPSGCGKSTLLKIVAGLDGQYAGSVMLSGKEVTRPSKEKGVIFQEHRLFPWLTVEQNIAADLSLRAPEVRKQVDDIIALVKLQGFEKSYPRELSGGMSQRVAIARALLRNPEVLLLDEPFGALDAFTKTHMQEALLDIWEKNGTTMLLVTHDIDEAVFLSNRIYVMGARPGTIKSTITIDLPYPRDRTGISFQQFRTKVLSALNDTAPVLAGWEI; the protein is encoded by the coding sequence TTGCATAAGTCATTCAACCGCGGAGCCGAAACGCTGAACGTCTTATCCGAAATTGATTTTAGCGTCAAGCCTGGACAGTTTGTGAGCTTCATCGGTCCCAGCGGCTGCGGCAAAAGCACGCTTCTCAAAATCGTCGCCGGACTCGATGGGCAATATGCAGGAAGCGTCATGCTAAGCGGGAAAGAGGTCACTCGGCCCAGCAAGGAAAAAGGCGTTATTTTTCAAGAGCACCGCTTGTTTCCTTGGCTTACGGTCGAACAAAATATTGCGGCTGATCTGTCGCTGCGTGCTCCTGAAGTTAGAAAACAGGTCGATGACATCATCGCCTTGGTAAAGCTGCAAGGATTCGAGAAGTCATACCCGCGCGAGTTGTCCGGGGGCATGTCACAGCGGGTCGCCATTGCTAGAGCTTTGCTGCGCAATCCTGAGGTGCTGCTGCTGGACGAGCCATTCGGTGCGCTGGATGCTTTCACGAAAACACATATGCAGGAAGCCTTGCTCGATATATGGGAGAAAAATGGCACCACGATGCTGCTCGTCACCCATGATATCGACGAAGCTGTATTCCTGTCGAACCGCATCTATGTAATGGGCGCCCGGCCCGGAACGATTAAAAGCACCATTACGATCGATCTTCCGTATCCGAGAGACCGTACAGGAATAAGCTTTCAACAATTCCGTACCAAGGTGCTGTCTGCGCTCAATGATACGGCCCCTGTGCTGGCAGGCTGGGAAATTTAA